Proteins encoded within one genomic window of Microbacterium sp. zg-B185:
- a CDS encoding VOC family protein produces the protein MTIALQFTNVTVNDVDEAIGFYRDALGLDVQNDVSSGNHRWVTLGTPAQPGLGIVLSDPHAGRSQADGDAMQELLTKGVLPMLVFSTDDLDATFEKVRASGAEVMQEPMDMGWGQRDCAFRDPSGNMVRIAQASST, from the coding sequence ATGACCATCGCACTCCAATTCACCAACGTCACCGTCAACGACGTCGATGAGGCCATCGGCTTCTATCGCGACGCCCTCGGACTCGACGTGCAGAACGACGTGTCCTCCGGAAACCATCGCTGGGTCACTCTCGGCACTCCGGCGCAGCCCGGACTGGGCATCGTCCTGTCCGATCCGCACGCCGGCCGATCCCAGGCCGACGGGGACGCGATGCAGGAGCTGCTCACCAAGGGTGTGCTGCCGATGCTCGTGTTCAGCACGGACGACCTCGACGCCACGTTCGAAAAGGTCCGCGCGTCCGGCGCCGAGGTGATGCAGGAGCCCATGGACATGGGCTGGGGGCAGCGGGACTGCGCGTTCCGCGATCCCTCCGGCAACATGGTCCGCATCGCCCAGGCCAGCAGCACCTGA
- a CDS encoding helix-turn-helix transcriptional regulator, with amino-acid sequence MTPQELENLAHLRRARDLIDREYARPLDVPTMAAKALMSPAHFSRQFRAAYGETPYSYLMTRRIERAMALLRGGASVTDACMAVGCTSLGSFSSRFAEIVGMSPSQYRRRGHDAVRAMPSCVAKTRTRPDRHASSRNQEVRRRRAA; translated from the coding sequence ATGACTCCGCAGGAGCTTGAGAATCTGGCTCACCTGCGCCGTGCACGAGACCTGATCGACCGCGAGTACGCGCGACCGCTGGATGTGCCCACCATGGCGGCGAAGGCGCTGATGTCGCCCGCGCACTTCTCCCGACAGTTCCGCGCGGCATACGGAGAGACGCCGTACAGCTATCTGATGACCCGGCGCATCGAACGCGCCATGGCGCTGCTGCGGGGCGGCGCCAGCGTCACCGACGCGTGCATGGCCGTCGGCTGCACCTCGCTCGGCTCATTCAGCTCGCGCTTCGCCGAGATCGTCGGGATGAGCCCGTCGCAGTACCGCAGACGCGGGCACGACGCGGTGCGGGCCATGCCCTCGTGCGTGGCCAAGACCCGCACGCGACCGGATCGGCACGCATCGAGCAGAAACCAAGAAGTCCGTCGGCGCCGCGCGGCGTAG
- a CDS encoding DNA recombination protein RmuC, whose product MDAFTVSVLVIGCLAAGVLAGWFAGGARGAARAAIASADLRARLAASDATRQGVQAQLEHQHLLYRELAAQARADQASREERERREQAVLRALAPVHETLQSMQTKVDDLERDRSAQFGSLAEQLRRAQQSDEALRATTESLASALRSGTTRGVWGETQLRRVVEAAGLTRYVDFDTQTSITSDAGAGRPDMVIRLPGDKAIAVDAKVPLDAYLEASAIPFTAVGAEAARRKSLLDKHVKALRGHVDALAKKAYWAGLASSPEFVVCFVPSESLLAAALEEDPSLLDYAFGKRVALASPVNLWAVLKTVAFTWTQQDVSQEARALFVLGNELYERLGKLAGHADDLRRAIERTVDSYNRFAGSLESRVLVTARRFPGIDQTKLDGLAVPALVEKSPRRLRAPELLDGTLAPDDVREPASDASLLAAELSADLGDVRERITPFAD is encoded by the coding sequence ATGGATGCATTCACCGTCTCCGTCCTCGTGATCGGATGCCTCGCCGCAGGTGTGCTCGCCGGCTGGTTCGCGGGCGGGGCGCGCGGCGCGGCACGTGCCGCGATCGCGAGCGCGGACCTGCGCGCCCGGCTCGCCGCCAGCGACGCCACCCGGCAGGGCGTGCAGGCGCAGCTGGAGCACCAGCATCTCCTGTATCGCGAGCTGGCCGCACAGGCCCGCGCGGATCAGGCATCGCGGGAGGAGCGGGAACGTCGCGAGCAGGCGGTGCTGCGGGCGCTGGCGCCGGTGCACGAGACGCTGCAGTCCATGCAGACGAAGGTCGATGACCTCGAGCGCGACCGTTCCGCGCAGTTCGGTTCGCTGGCCGAGCAGTTGCGGCGCGCGCAGCAGTCCGACGAAGCGCTGCGCGCCACCACCGAGTCGCTGGCCAGCGCCCTGCGCTCCGGCACCACGCGCGGCGTGTGGGGCGAGACGCAGCTGCGGCGCGTGGTCGAAGCTGCCGGCCTGACCCGCTATGTGGATTTCGACACCCAGACCTCCATCACCTCGGATGCCGGTGCCGGCCGCCCCGACATGGTGATCCGGCTTCCGGGCGACAAGGCGATCGCCGTCGATGCCAAAGTCCCGCTCGATGCCTATCTCGAGGCCAGTGCGATCCCGTTCACCGCGGTCGGCGCAGAAGCCGCGCGGCGCAAGTCGCTGCTCGACAAGCACGTCAAGGCGCTGCGCGGACACGTGGACGCGCTGGCGAAGAAGGCGTACTGGGCAGGCCTGGCCTCGAGCCCGGAGTTCGTGGTGTGCTTCGTTCCGAGCGAGTCCCTCCTGGCCGCCGCCCTGGAAGAGGACCCCTCCCTGCTGGACTACGCGTTCGGCAAACGCGTGGCGCTGGCTTCGCCGGTGAACCTGTGGGCGGTGCTGAAGACGGTCGCCTTCACCTGGACGCAGCAGGACGTGTCGCAGGAGGCGCGTGCGCTGTTCGTGCTCGGCAACGAGCTGTACGAGCGGCTGGGCAAGCTCGCCGGGCACGCCGACGACCTGCGCAGGGCCATCGAACGGACCGTCGACAGTTACAACCGGTTCGCGGGCTCGCTCGAATCGCGGGTACTGGTCACCGCGCGGCGCTTCCCCGGCATCGATCAGACGAAACTCGACGGGCTGGCAGTGCCGGCGCTGGTCGAGAAGTCACCACGGCGCCTGCGGGCGCCGGAGCTGCTGGACGGCACGCTGGCCCCCGACGACGTTCGAGAGCCGGCATCCGACGCGTCGCTTCTTGCGGCTGAGCTCAGTGCCGACCTCGGCGACGTGCGCGAACGCATCACGCCCTTCGCGGACTGA
- a CDS encoding UDP-N-acetylmuramyl pentapeptide phosphotransferase, protein MSAQVGGPKPQTGAIAVVANATDPARRPDVLFRVRRDEDHQVSAWWMVGAFVAVSAAAIALLSFVPGGA, encoded by the coding sequence ATGTCAGCACAGGTTGGCGGTCCCAAGCCCCAGACGGGCGCCATCGCCGTCGTAGCGAACGCCACCGATCCGGCCCGGCGGCCCGACGTACTCTTCCGCGTGCGTCGCGACGAGGACCATCAGGTCTCGGCGTGGTGGATGGTGGGCGCCTTCGTCGCCGTGTCCGCCGCGGCGATCGCGCTCCTGAGCTTCGTGCCCGGCGGCGCCTGA
- the glpX gene encoding class II fructose-bisphosphatase produces MVSLTADMSPLHPDRNLALELVRATEAAAIRAVPFIGRGDKLAADGAAVDAMRAFLTTVNFDGTIVIGEGEKDEAPMLFNGEKVGNGRGPQCDVAVDPIDGTSLTAAGRQNALSVIAVSDRGTMLDASTVFYMDKLVTGPAGVGVVDIRLPIGENIRLLSKALGKPVDEMVVSVLNRPRHEQLIADIRAAGAGTRLMSDGDVAGGINAARHNARTDMCVGVGGSPEGIVTACAIKALGGHIQGILWPRHDDEKQKGADHGLKTDGYVYEADELVTGRNTIFVATGVTDGQLVAGVRREGDYVYSESVVLRGTSGTLRRIVSEHLTSKWL; encoded by the coding sequence ATGGTGAGCCTTACCGCCGACATGAGTCCGCTGCATCCCGACCGCAACCTCGCGCTGGAGCTGGTGCGCGCCACCGAGGCGGCCGCGATCCGCGCCGTGCCCTTCATCGGGCGGGGTGACAAACTGGCGGCCGACGGCGCCGCGGTCGACGCGATGCGCGCGTTCCTCACGACGGTGAACTTCGACGGCACGATCGTCATCGGCGAAGGCGAGAAGGACGAAGCGCCGATGCTCTTCAACGGCGAGAAAGTCGGCAACGGCCGCGGTCCGCAGTGCGACGTGGCGGTGGATCCCATCGACGGCACGTCCCTGACCGCCGCCGGCCGGCAGAACGCACTCTCGGTGATCGCCGTGTCCGACCGGGGCACGATGCTCGATGCCTCCACGGTGTTCTACATGGACAAGCTGGTCACCGGACCCGCCGGCGTGGGCGTGGTCGACATCCGCCTTCCGATCGGCGAGAACATCCGGCTGCTGTCCAAGGCGCTCGGCAAGCCCGTGGACGAGATGGTCGTGTCCGTGCTGAACCGACCACGCCACGAGCAGCTGATCGCCGACATCCGCGCGGCCGGCGCCGGCACCCGCCTGATGTCCGACGGCGACGTCGCAGGCGGCATCAACGCCGCCCGGCACAACGCCCGCACCGACATGTGCGTCGGCGTCGGCGGCAGCCCCGAGGGCATCGTCACGGCCTGCGCCATCAAGGCGCTCGGCGGGCACATCCAGGGGATCCTCTGGCCGCGCCACGACGACGAGAAGCAGAAGGGCGCCGACCACGGACTGAAGACCGACGGCTACGTGTACGAAGCGGACGAGCTCGTCACCGGCAGGAACACGATCTTCGTCGCCACCGGGGTCACCGACGGTCAGCTCGTCGCGGGCGTTCGCCGCGAGGGGGATTACGTCTACAGCGAAAGCGTGGTGCTGCGCGGCACCTCCGGCACTCTGCGCCGCATCGTCTCGGAGCACCTCACCTCGAAGTGGCTGTAA
- the fbaA gene encoding class II fructose-bisphosphate aldolase translates to MPVATPEQYAQMLDRAKAGGFAYPAFNVSSSQTVNAVLQGLTEAGSDGIIQVTTGGADYFAGHTVKARATGALAFARFVHEAAKSYPITVALHTDHCPKPALEDFVLPLIAESEKVVADGGNPIFQSHMWDGSAVPLAENVEIAKELLPRMKAIRAILEVEIGVVGGEEDGVQHEGSNEALYTTVADVTKAVEALGLGDQGRWIAALTFGNVHGVYAPGNVKLRPELLGEIQEGIAAKFGTGPKPLDLVFHGGSGSTDEEIALAVANGVIKMNIDTDTQYAFTRAVAGYMFSNYDGVLKVDGSVGNKKAYDPRAWGKVAESAMAVRVVQATQQLGSAGKSQS, encoded by the coding sequence ATGCCCGTCGCCACCCCAGAACAGTACGCCCAGATGCTGGACCGCGCGAAGGCCGGCGGATTCGCCTACCCGGCGTTCAACGTCTCGAGCTCGCAGACCGTGAACGCGGTCCTGCAGGGACTGACCGAAGCCGGCTCCGACGGCATCATCCAGGTGACCACGGGTGGCGCGGACTACTTCGCCGGCCACACCGTCAAGGCCCGCGCCACCGGCGCACTGGCATTCGCCCGATTCGTTCACGAGGCGGCCAAGAGCTACCCGATCACGGTGGCACTGCACACCGATCACTGCCCCAAGCCGGCGCTGGAGGACTTCGTCCTGCCCCTGATCGCCGAGTCCGAGAAGGTCGTCGCCGACGGCGGCAACCCGATCTTCCAGTCGCACATGTGGGACGGATCCGCGGTGCCACTGGCCGAGAACGTCGAGATCGCCAAGGAGCTCCTCCCCCGCATGAAGGCGATTCGCGCGATCCTCGAGGTCGAGATCGGCGTTGTCGGCGGCGAGGAGGACGGCGTTCAGCACGAAGGCTCCAACGAGGCGCTGTACACGACGGTCGCGGACGTCACGAAGGCGGTGGAAGCCCTCGGTCTGGGCGACCAGGGCCGGTGGATCGCCGCGCTCACCTTCGGCAACGTGCACGGCGTCTACGCCCCCGGCAACGTCAAGCTCCGCCCGGAGCTGCTCGGCGAGATCCAGGAGGGGATCGCGGCGAAATTCGGCACCGGCCCCAAGCCGCTGGATCTCGTATTCCACGGCGGCAGCGGATCGACCGACGAGGAGATCGCGCTAGCGGTCGCCAACGGCGTGATCAAGATGAACATCGACACGGACACGCAGTACGCGTTCACCCGCGCGGTCGCCGGCTACATGTTCAGCAACTACGACGGCGTGCTCAAGGTCGACGGCTCGGTGGGCAACAAGAAGGCCTACGACCCGCGCGCGTGGGGCAAGGTCGCAGAGTCGGCGATGGCGGTACGCGTCGTGCAGGCCACGCAGCAGCTCGGCTCCGCCGGCAAGTCCCAGTCCTGA
- a CDS encoding MOSC domain-containing protein, translating to MPRLVAVCVVHQLRPDPGNGVTAIDKRPVDGRVRVGRYGVRADVQADRKHHGGLDKALYAYAEEDAAFWADELGRDLPPGFFGENLRTEGIDVNDARIGEVWRIGDTVTAEVTMPRTPCQTFARWVGGADQRGWVKRFSAERRLGPYLRVLRNGFVQAGDPIEVISRPNGAPGLLDQYRDPA from the coding sequence ATGCCTCGCCTCGTCGCCGTCTGCGTCGTCCACCAGCTGCGCCCCGACCCGGGGAACGGCGTCACGGCGATCGACAAACGCCCCGTGGACGGGCGCGTCCGGGTCGGTCGCTACGGTGTGCGCGCCGACGTGCAGGCCGACCGCAAGCACCATGGCGGGCTGGACAAGGCGCTCTACGCCTACGCCGAGGAAGACGCCGCCTTCTGGGCGGACGAGCTGGGCAGGGACCTGCCGCCCGGCTTCTTCGGAGAGAACCTGCGCACCGAAGGCATCGACGTGAACGACGCCCGCATCGGCGAGGTGTGGCGTATCGGGGACACCGTCACGGCCGAGGTGACCATGCCGCGCACGCCGTGCCAGACCTTCGCGCGCTGGGTCGGTGGCGCCGACCAGCGCGGGTGGGTCAAGCGGTTCTCTGCCGAGCGTCGCCTCGGCCCGTACCTTCGTGTGCTCCGCAACGGCTTCGTCCAAGCCGGAGATCCCATCGAGGTGATCTCGCGGCCGAACGGCGCGCCGGGACTGCTCGACCAGTACCGCGACCCCGCGTAG
- a CDS encoding DUF6264 family protein translates to MSGPDDRPGTHGAPDVRPRPQYGEYATPEEQRARIQRPDMTQLLDAGQDPDAVTAVPAGAAVAPAAKAGAPVRRGRFADLVATTALLVYGLVNVVSGIPGMIDYESYVGTVFGLLGVDAELADPAAGRPWGLAAALILAIGWLATAYLSWRSLRRGRITWWIPLVAGIVFTFVSGTLLMVPIVSDPTVWNAILDTAR, encoded by the coding sequence ATGAGCGGACCCGACGATCGGCCCGGCACGCACGGCGCCCCGGACGTGCGCCCGCGACCGCAGTATGGCGAGTACGCGACCCCGGAGGAGCAGCGCGCGCGGATCCAGCGGCCCGACATGACGCAGCTTCTGGATGCCGGGCAGGACCCGGATGCCGTCACGGCGGTTCCCGCAGGCGCTGCGGTGGCGCCTGCGGCGAAGGCCGGGGCGCCGGTTCGGCGTGGCCGGTTCGCCGACCTCGTCGCCACGACCGCGCTGCTGGTCTACGGGCTGGTCAACGTGGTCAGCGGCATCCCCGGAATGATCGACTACGAGTCGTACGTCGGCACGGTCTTCGGCCTGCTCGGCGTCGATGCCGAGCTTGCCGACCCGGCCGCCGGACGCCCCTGGGGCCTGGCCGCTGCGCTGATCCTGGCCATCGGCTGGCTGGCGACCGCGTACCTGTCCTGGCGCAGCCTGAGGCGGGGCCGGATCACCTGGTGGATCCCGCTGGTCGCGGGGATCGTCTTCACATTCGTCAGCGGCACCCTGCTGATGGTGCCGATCGTCTCGGACCCCACCGTGTGGAACGCCATCCTCGATACCGCGCGCTGA
- a CDS encoding 4-hydroxy-3-methylbut-2-enyl diphosphate reductase: MPVPRVPRRRERLQDIPVPGHKRVLLAAPRGYCAGVDRAVIAVEKALERFGAPVYVRKQIVHNIHVVTELEAAGAIFVDEVDEVPEGAHVVFSAHGVSPAVVAAASDRQLQAIDATCPLVTKVHREAVRFARDDFEILLIGHEGHEEVEGTAGEAPDHVTIVNSPDHADTVLVRDPSKVVWLSQTTLSVDETMETVRRLRVRFPQLQDPPSDDICYATQNRQVAIKKVAADADLVIVVGSANSSNSVRLVEVALEYGAKAAYRVDYADEVKQEWLEGAETVGVTSGASVPEVLVQEVLADLSDAGYRDVREIRTAEEDLLFSLPKELRQDADGRRDARALGGRVSA, from the coding sequence ATGCCCGTCCCCCGCGTTCCGCGGCGGCGCGAGCGCCTCCAGGATATCCCCGTCCCCGGACACAAGAGGGTCCTGCTCGCCGCCCCCCGCGGATACTGCGCCGGGGTGGACCGCGCCGTCATCGCGGTCGAGAAGGCGCTGGAGCGCTTCGGAGCGCCGGTGTACGTGCGCAAGCAGATCGTCCACAACATCCACGTGGTGACCGAGCTCGAGGCGGCCGGCGCGATCTTCGTCGACGAGGTCGATGAGGTCCCCGAGGGCGCGCACGTCGTCTTCAGCGCACACGGCGTCTCACCGGCGGTGGTGGCCGCGGCATCCGACCGTCAGCTCCAGGCGATCGACGCGACCTGCCCCCTGGTGACCAAGGTCCATCGCGAGGCCGTGAGATTCGCCCGCGACGACTTCGAGATCCTCCTGATCGGCCACGAGGGCCACGAGGAGGTCGAGGGCACCGCCGGAGAGGCTCCCGATCACGTCACCATCGTCAACTCGCCGGACCACGCCGACACGGTTCTGGTGCGTGACCCGTCGAAGGTCGTGTGGCTTTCGCAGACCACGCTCTCGGTCGACGAGACGATGGAGACGGTGCGGCGACTTCGCGTGCGCTTCCCGCAGCTGCAGGATCCGCCCTCGGATGACATCTGCTACGCCACCCAGAACCGTCAGGTCGCGATCAAGAAGGTCGCCGCGGACGCCGACCTGGTGATCGTCGTCGGCTCGGCGAACTCTTCCAACAGTGTGCGTCTGGTCGAAGTGGCCCTCGAATACGGTGCGAAAGCCGCCTACCGCGTGGACTACGCCGACGAGGTCAAACAGGAGTGGCTGGAGGGCGCGGAGACCGTGGGCGTCACCAGCGGCGCGTCGGTGCCCGAGGTGCTGGTGCAGGAAGTCCTCGCCGACCTCTCCGACGCCGGCTACCGCGACGTGCGGGAGATCAGGACGGCCGAAGAGGACCTGCTGTTCTCCCTCCCGAAGGAACTGCGCCAGGACGCCGACGGGCGCCGCGACGCGCGCGCCCTCGGGGGGCGGGTCAGCGCATGA
- the xseA gene encoding exodeoxyribonuclease VII large subunit — protein MTTFQAAPIPGEPPPPDSVRPRESTADAPTSVARLNDTIRGFIETWGSVWVEGEITSWNVRTGNVFGRMKDLATDATISFRIWSSTRQRLPADLAVGDHVVACVKADYFSKTGDFSFSVSSMRHVGLGDQLEKLERLRATLRTEGLFDPARKKPIPFLPHVIGLITGEKSDAEKDVRHNAEMRWPQVRFRMAYAAVQGDRCVPETIGALKALDADPAVDVIVIARGGGDPQHLLGFSDERLLRAVAAASTPVVSAIGHENDHPLLDDVADLRASTPTDAAKRIVPDVVEQRAAVAQLRSRLTMRLSQRVGHDIAQLEQLRSRPVLRSPESMIDARSQHLWLLAGRGRDTVERRLEAQARRAAELRAALRTLSPASTLARGYAIAHLTDGVIVRDSAQAQPGAQVVVTVGRGSFAARSEGPVEEP, from the coding sequence ATGACGACGTTCCAGGCTGCGCCGATCCCCGGTGAGCCCCCGCCGCCCGACTCGGTGCGTCCGCGGGAGTCCACGGCCGATGCGCCCACCTCCGTCGCACGCCTGAACGACACGATTCGCGGGTTTATCGAAACCTGGGGTTCGGTCTGGGTCGAGGGCGAGATCACCTCGTGGAACGTCCGCACCGGCAACGTGTTCGGGCGCATGAAGGATCTCGCGACGGATGCCACCATCTCGTTCCGCATCTGGTCCAGCACCCGTCAGCGACTGCCCGCCGACCTGGCCGTCGGCGATCACGTCGTCGCGTGCGTCAAGGCGGACTACTTCTCCAAGACCGGGGACTTCAGCTTCTCGGTGTCCTCCATGCGGCACGTCGGCCTCGGCGATCAGCTCGAGAAGCTGGAGCGGCTCCGGGCGACGCTGCGCACCGAAGGGCTCTTCGACCCCGCCCGCAAGAAGCCCATCCCGTTCCTTCCCCATGTCATCGGGCTCATCACCGGCGAGAAGTCCGACGCCGAGAAGGACGTCCGTCACAACGCGGAGATGCGCTGGCCGCAGGTGCGCTTCCGCATGGCGTACGCCGCGGTGCAGGGCGACCGGTGCGTTCCCGAGACGATCGGCGCGCTGAAGGCCCTGGATGCCGATCCCGCCGTCGATGTCATCGTCATCGCGCGCGGGGGCGGCGACCCGCAGCACCTGCTCGGGTTCAGTGACGAGCGCCTGCTGCGGGCGGTGGCCGCGGCATCCACGCCCGTCGTCAGCGCGATCGGCCACGAGAACGATCACCCGCTGCTGGATGACGTCGCCGACCTGCGCGCGAGCACGCCGACGGATGCCGCCAAGCGCATCGTTCCGGATGTCGTCGAGCAGCGCGCCGCCGTCGCCCAGCTGCGCTCCCGGTTGACCATGCGGCTGTCGCAGCGCGTCGGCCATGACATCGCGCAGCTGGAGCAGCTGCGCTCCCGCCCGGTGCTGCGCTCTCCGGAATCGATGATCGACGCCCGCTCCCAGCACCTGTGGCTGCTGGCGGGCCGCGGGCGTGACACGGTCGAGCGACGGCTGGAGGCGCAGGCGCGCCGGGCCGCCGAGTTGCGCGCGGCGCTGCGCACGCTGTCGCCGGCGTCCACGCTCGCCCGCGGCTACGCGATCGCACACCTCACCGACGGTGTGATCGTCCGTGACTCGGCACAGGCCCAGCCGGGCGCCCAGGTGGTGGTCACGGTGGGGCGCGGCTCGTTCGCCGCTCGTTCGGAGGGTCCCGTCGAGGAGCCCTGA
- a CDS encoding exodeoxyribonuclease VII small subunit: MNAPSEGIADVASLTFEQARDELVRVVAELEQGAPTLEHSLALWERGEALAARCEEWLLGAKRRLEAARSGPVENADA; the protein is encoded by the coding sequence ATGAACGCACCGAGCGAAGGCATCGCCGACGTCGCGAGCCTCACGTTCGAGCAGGCCCGCGACGAACTGGTGCGCGTGGTCGCCGAGCTCGAGCAGGGCGCTCCGACCCTCGAGCACTCCCTGGCGCTGTGGGAGCGCGGTGAGGCGCTCGCCGCACGCTGCGAAGAGTGGCTCCTCGGCGCGAAGCGGCGGCTGGAGGCCGCTCGATCCGGCCCCGTCGAGAACGCGGACGCCTGA
- a CDS encoding DUF4245 family protein: MAHDPKVVAELGRPETPDEAAARKAESSRVYRASQNTRNLIAALLATLAVVAVIIFAVPRGELPPPRPIDVAAIAQNIESSEGRSVIVPDVPEGWLVNRASIEGDSTAAWTIVYVPDEASGFLRVAQGFDADPAWPTRVLSGASVDSTVSIEGIEWDRYRIPDPARAGNISAALSTQAGEDTILIYGSTDDEHLELAAASVADQIRALRADTAGKDAS; this comes from the coding sequence ATGGCCCACGATCCGAAAGTCGTCGCCGAGCTCGGGCGCCCGGAGACCCCCGACGAGGCAGCCGCCCGCAAAGCGGAGTCATCCCGCGTGTACCGGGCGAGCCAGAACACCCGTAATCTGATCGCCGCCCTGCTCGCCACGCTCGCCGTGGTCGCGGTCATCATCTTCGCCGTTCCCCGCGGCGAGCTGCCTCCGCCGCGACCCATCGACGTCGCGGCGATCGCGCAGAACATCGAATCGTCCGAGGGCCGCAGCGTGATCGTGCCCGACGTGCCCGAGGGATGGCTCGTGAACCGCGCGTCCATCGAGGGTGATTCCACGGCGGCCTGGACGATCGTCTATGTGCCCGACGAGGCGTCCGGCTTCCTGCGCGTCGCCCAGGGATTCGACGCCGACCCGGCGTGGCCCACGCGCGTTCTGAGCGGAGCATCGGTCGACTCGACGGTGTCGATCGAAGGCATCGAGTGGGACCGGTACCGTATTCCCGACCCCGCCCGTGCGGGCAACATCTCCGCCGCGCTGAGCACCCAGGCCGGCGAGGACACCATCCTGATCTACGGCTCGACCGACGACGAGCATCTCGAACTGGCCGCCGCCTCCGTCGCCGACCAGATCCGCGCCCTCCGCGCAGACACCGCCGGAAAGGACGCGTCGTGA
- a CDS encoding carbonic anhydrase, whose translation MQRGNERFVAGEPRHPRQDVERRTELAAGQRPRAALFGCSDSRLSAEIIFDKGLGDLFVVRNAGQVISDSVVGSLEYAVAVLHVPLIVVLGHDECGAVDAAIHSVDADAPALPPRIWRQIAPIVPAVRRVQRDARERQPGFAGPLDAELVGREHLRDTVAELLHSSELISEAVADGRLAIVGANYRLAEGTAVPSITMGIVADEA comes from the coding sequence ATGCAGCGCGGCAACGAGCGCTTCGTGGCCGGGGAGCCGCGCCACCCACGGCAGGACGTCGAGCGACGCACCGAGCTGGCCGCCGGCCAGCGCCCCCGCGCCGCCCTCTTCGGCTGTTCCGACTCCCGGCTGTCGGCCGAGATCATCTTCGACAAGGGACTCGGCGACCTGTTCGTCGTGCGCAACGCCGGGCAGGTCATCTCCGACTCGGTGGTCGGCAGCCTGGAGTATGCCGTCGCCGTGCTGCACGTGCCCCTGATCGTCGTGCTCGGTCACGACGAGTGCGGAGCGGTGGATGCCGCGATCCACAGCGTCGACGCGGATGCTCCTGCGCTGCCACCGCGGATCTGGCGTCAGATCGCACCGATCGTCCCGGCTGTTCGTCGCGTCCAGCGTGACGCGCGCGAACGCCAACCCGGGTTCGCAGGGCCACTCGACGCCGAACTGGTCGGCCGTGAGCATCTGCGCGACACGGTGGCCGAGCTGCTGCATTCGTCCGAACTGATCAGCGAGGCCGTCGCCGACGGACGGCTGGCCATCGTCGGCGCGAACTACCGTCTGGCCGAGGGCACCGCCGTGCCTTCCATCACCATGGGCATCGTCGCCGACGAGGCCTGA